GGGGGCCTGGAAGGCGCCGGCGGAGACCCAGGGCTGGATCTGGCGGGTGATGCCGCCAAAGGTGATGATGGCGATCTCTACGCGGCGGCGGGCGAGGGCGTCATCCTGGATGTCGTGCTCGAAGGAGCGGAGGCCTTCGTTGAGGGCGTCGATGGGCGCGCCCTTCATGGAGCCGGAGGTATCGAGGAGGAAGATGCAGGCGCAGCGGGGATCAGGGTTGGTGGCGAATTCCAGGTTGAGCATGGGCGTGCGAGGCTCCTCTTGTGTCTCTTGTGGAGGATATCTCTGGACAGGAGGCATGGGAAGAACGTTTTGAGGTTCGGAGGGTAAGGTTACCGCTGAGTGGCAGCGGGGTTACTGCGATTGGTGGAGCTACGTTCTCTGCTTAGACTCGACGATGGCAACGCGCTCGTGGAGATCGGTCATGTTGCGGAGGATCGCCAACTTACGGTTGTGCAAGGCTTCAAAGACTTCGTCAAAACGGCGGTCGACAGAATCAAAACGCGCCTCAATACTCTCAGGCATGACGTCAGTATGTTCGTCTACAGTCTTTGCGCGCTGGTTGAGGACTACATCACGCCTGCTGCCGACGATCATGGACAACACGATGAGAGCACTAGGGATGCCGATGGAAAGCAGCAGTTGGATGTTCGTTACGATAGTCCCCTCCACTGCCGCGATGGTAGCAGAGCGCGAGGGTTACCAGGTGTAGTGGACGGTGTAGGTGTAGGTGGTTTGTCCCTTTGCGGGAACCTGGAGGGGGATCTCGATGGTGTTGCTGTCGCGCTTTTTGGAGTCGGTGGATTGTTCGGCGATCTTCCAGTTTTCGCCGCGGTTGAGGTGCTCGATGACCGTGACTGAGGCGGTGGAGGGCTTTTGGTTTTTGAGGGTGATGGAGTAGGTTTCGTCGAGGGTGTGGGCGCGGGTGTCGGAGTGGAAGTCGGTCTGGTGGCGCTCTCCGGTGATGTCGAAGGCGTTGCCTACGGCGAGCTTGATGGTCTCTTCCGTGGGGGTGTGGCCGATCTGGGTTTCTCCGACGAACTCAAGCTGGCCGCCGGCGCTGCGGCGATAGAGGCGGATACGGCCTGCAGGCATGGGGATGCCGAGGTGGTTAGCGGTTGAGTTCTTGAACTCCTCGCGGACGGAGACCTTGGTGTTGCTGCCGGTGTTGAAGGTGCGCTGGTAGTTGGGGTTGCCGGGATAGAACGGGGAGAAGCCTGCGCCGTCGTACTCGTAGACGCGGGACATGGTGACGTCCGTGGCGTTGAGGAACTCGACCTGCTTGGTCTCTCCGTCGCGGAGGGTGACGGAGCGGTTGAGATCGTAGAGGTGGAAGTCATCAAAGGCTTGCTGGGTGACCTGGGGAGCCGGCGCGGAGCCGGCCATCGCGCGCATCTCGTACATGGCGCGGCCGTTGACCGGTAGTTGCTGGAGCTTGGCGACGTCTCCGGCCATGAGCTTGATGTGGGCGTCTGCGAACTCTGTGCCGGTGTTGTTGTGGATGGTGACGGCTCCGACGACCTCGCCGCGCTCCGTGGGGCCTACGTCCCTGGTTTCAGGGGCGATGACGTTGTAGGTGCTCTGCCAGCTCATGCCGTGGGTGATGTAGGCGAGTTCTGCGTCGAGGCGGGCGGCGTGGGGGGAGTAGATTTGCCAACGGAGGGTGGGTTTGAGGAGGAGGCCGTCTGTTGAGGCGGGAAAGAGGGGGGTGCCGGGGAGCAGGAACTGGAGGTGGCCGCCGGAGTTGATGAGGGGCTGCTCTCCATTGCGGCCGGCGCGGATGATGGTGCCCTGAACAGTGGGGAGTGGGGCTCCGTTGGGTCCCGGACCTGGCTGGAAGTCGATGGTCTTGCCTTCGAACTTCTCGAGGAGGGAGTCCTGGTTGATGACGCCGGCGTCGTAGTTCTGTTCTGCGATGGTGAAGGAGAGTTTTGAGGCGGGGTCGCGGAGGACTACGGAGTCTGGCTCGAGGGAGCGGGTGACGTTGGTGGTGGTGACCTCCGTGGGGCCTTCTTTGAGGTCGAGCGGGACGTGGGAGCGGACTACGGCGAAGTCCTGGTTGTAGATGGTGAGGGAGGTCTGGGCGGATTGTTGGGCGAGAGCAGGCGAGGCGATGAGGAAGGCGGCGAGGATCGGAGTGTGTTTCATGAGTTTTTCTTTCCGGGCGGGTACTCCCCCACCCCCGTCAAAAGTATGTAAAGTATTCCATCCAATTGGACTTAGGTCCGGACATCCGAGCGAAAGTCTTTGTTTGACGCTTTGTGAGCCGCAAAGTCTTCATTCCAGATGAGTTATTGGTTGGCGAGGAAGCTCCACCCGAGCTTTTCCTACTGATTTAATTATAGTCTTTTGCGCCAGGGAACATGACATCTTTATTTCCTTTGGAAT
This region of Granulicella tundricola MP5ACTX9 genomic DNA includes:
- a CDS encoding DUF4139 domain-containing protein, with product MKHTPILAAFLIASPALAQQSAQTSLTIYNQDFAVVRSHVPLDLKEGPTEVTTTNVTRSLEPDSVVLRDPASKLSFTIAEQNYDAGVINQDSLLEKFEGKTIDFQPGPGPNGAPLPTVQGTIIRAGRNGEQPLINSGGHLQFLLPGTPLFPASTDGLLLKPTLRWQIYSPHAARLDAELAYITHGMSWQSTYNVIAPETRDVGPTERGEVVGAVTIHNNTGTEFADAHIKLMAGDVAKLQQLPVNGRAMYEMRAMAGSAPAPQVTQQAFDDFHLYDLNRSVTLRDGETKQVEFLNATDVTMSRVYEYDGAGFSPFYPGNPNYQRTFNTGSNTKVSVREEFKNSTANHLGIPMPAGRIRLYRRSAGGQLEFVGETQIGHTPTEETIKLAVGNAFDITGERHQTDFHSDTRAHTLDETYSITLKNQKPSTASVTVIEHLNRGENWKIAEQSTDSKKRDSNTIEIPLQVPAKGQTTYTYTVHYTW